The following are encoded in a window of Flavobacterium psychrotrophum genomic DNA:
- a CDS encoding MBL fold metallo-hydrolase has protein sequence MYFQHVYDTSLAQASYFIGCQAKGEAIVIDAKRDMDTYLEIAAQNNMKITHIAETHIHADFLAGSRELAAVTGATMYLSDEGGDEWQYEFDHVGLKHGDILKVGKLTLEVLHTPGHTPESISFLLTDHPATDKPVMVFTGDFVFVGDIGRPDLLEKAAGYVGTQEKGARQMYDSLQRFAELPGYVQVWPGHGAGSACGKSLGAVPSSTVGYEVIRNWAFQYENNEQGFVDYLLEGQPEPPKYFAMMKHLNKVNRPLLINVPKHKKLTKEKFDKAYTKGITIIDTRSKADFAKAHLPGSINIQDINSFATWCGWILNYDKPFILIADTLQMDGLTRKLMRIGLDSMLGFIEDITQIGITPESSEILNIEQFQYYIGLQGVQVIDVRNATEYNAGHIEGAENIFVGTLEKHLDRIDKSKEIVIHCQSGDRATIAQSLLAKNGFKEVKNYAGGMKEWNEKMFQVMNS, from the coding sequence ATGTATTTTCAACACGTATACGATACCTCACTGGCACAGGCCAGCTACTTTATAGGCTGCCAGGCAAAAGGCGAAGCCATTGTAATTGATGCCAAAAGGGATATGGACACCTATCTTGAAATTGCCGCGCAAAACAATATGAAAATTACCCATATTGCCGAAACGCACATCCATGCCGATTTCCTTGCCGGCTCTCGCGAACTGGCTGCTGTAACAGGGGCTACAATGTACCTGTCTGATGAGGGTGGCGACGAGTGGCAGTATGAATTTGATCATGTAGGCCTTAAGCATGGCGATATCCTAAAAGTAGGCAAGCTTACCCTGGAGGTGCTGCACACACCGGGCCATACGCCGGAGAGCATCAGCTTTTTACTGACCGACCACCCGGCCACCGATAAGCCTGTGATGGTATTTACAGGCGACTTTGTATTTGTGGGCGATATAGGCAGGCCGGACCTTTTAGAAAAGGCTGCCGGTTATGTAGGAACGCAGGAAAAAGGCGCGAGGCAAATGTATGATTCCCTACAGCGTTTTGCAGAACTCCCTGGCTACGTGCAGGTATGGCCGGGGCATGGCGCCGGATCCGCTTGTGGTAAGTCCCTGGGCGCAGTGCCCAGCTCTACCGTAGGATATGAAGTGATACGCAACTGGGCCTTTCAGTATGAAAACAATGAGCAGGGATTTGTAGACTACCTTTTGGAGGGACAGCCGGAACCCCCAAAATACTTTGCCATGATGAAGCACCTCAACAAAGTCAATCGCCCACTGCTTATCAATGTGCCAAAACATAAAAAACTTACCAAAGAAAAATTTGATAAGGCTTACACTAAAGGTATTACGATAATTGATACGCGCAGTAAAGCTGATTTCGCAAAAGCGCATTTACCCGGAAGCATAAACATACAGGATATCAACTCTTTCGCTACCTGGTGCGGGTGGATATTAAACTATGATAAGCCTTTTATCCTAATTGCTGACACGTTGCAAATGGACGGTCTTACACGAAAGCTCATGCGCATAGGCCTTGATAGTATGCTGGGCTTTATAGAGGATATAACCCAAATCGGCATAACACCAGAAAGCAGCGAAATACTTAATATCGAACAGTTTCAATACTACATCGGCCTGCAGGGGGTCCAGGTCATCGATGTACGCAACGCGACCGAATATAACGCGGGGCACATTGAAGGAGCCGAAAACATATTTGTAGGAACCCTTGAAAAGCATCTTGATAGGATTGATAAGAGCAAAGAAATAGTGATCCATTGCCAGAGTGGCGACAGGGCTACTATTGCACAGTCGCTGCTTGCAAAAAATGGTTTTAAAGAGGTGAAAAACTACGCCGGGGGCATGAAAGAATGGAATGAAAAGATGTTTCAAGTCATGAACAGTTAG
- a CDS encoding Crp/Fnr family transcriptional regulator produces MKAAIALAYGNIFEPALIDEISGLASFVDFKEGDKLIEIGKYIRQMPLLVSGAIKILREDRTEGELLLYFLERGDTCAMTLACCMGDTKSEIRAIAETAGTVAMIPVAKMEEWLGKYKSWRNFVFSSYNKRLSEMLTAIDNLAFMKMDERLLAYLKEKAKVNNTATVANTHQEIAYALNTSRVVVSRLLKAMENEGIVKLHRNTIELLK; encoded by the coding sequence ATGAAAGCAGCGATAGCATTAGCGTATGGTAATATTTTTGAGCCAGCCCTGATTGACGAAATTTCAGGGCTGGCCTCTTTTGTGGATTTTAAAGAAGGCGACAAACTCATTGAAATAGGCAAATACATTCGCCAGATGCCCCTTTTGGTTAGCGGTGCCATAAAGATCCTTCGCGAGGACCGTACCGAAGGGGAACTCTTGCTCTATTTCCTTGAAAGAGGTGATACTTGTGCCATGACCCTCGCCTGCTGCATGGGCGATACCAAAAGCGAAATACGTGCCATTGCTGAAACCGCTGGTACTGTAGCCATGATCCCTGTAGCTAAAATGGAGGAATGGCTGGGCAAATACAAAAGCTGGCGCAATTTTGTGTTTAGCAGCTACAACAAAAGGCTTAGCGAAATGCTCACGGCTATAGACAACCTGGCCTTTATGAAAATGGATGAGCGGCTGCTGGCTTATTTAAAAGAGAAGGCAAAAGTGAACAATACTGCCACCGTCGCCAATACCCACCAGGAAATAGCTTACGCGCTCAACACCTCGCGTGTTGTGGTTTCCAGGCTGCTCAAGGCCATGGAAAACGAAGGGATTGTGAAATTGCACCGCAATACCATCGAACTTTTAAAATAA
- a CDS encoding sulfite exporter TauE/SafE family protein, protein MDLLMVSGFFLALLVGVSLGLVGSGGSILTVPILVYILGFDAVTATGYSLFVVGGTALVGGIRNIWQGNVNFTIVLFFGLPSLITACFVRAWLIPAVPYTMFTMGSLIVTKPLVLMVLFAAVMVLAALKMIRSAPVLTGIGRVPGIKLITSGVGTGFMAGAVGAGGGFLIIPALVFLAGLPMKKAVGTSLFIIAIQSLAGFAGDAFGKALDWGFLLPFTGVAIVGIFIGIRVSREVNGEKLKAGFGYFVLFMGLYIIVKELFIR, encoded by the coding sequence ATGGATCTTTTAATGGTATCAGGCTTTTTTTTGGCATTGCTTGTTGGGGTTTCACTGGGCCTTGTGGGCAGCGGTGGCTCTATCCTTACAGTACCCATTTTAGTATATATACTGGGCTTTGATGCCGTTACCGCAACTGGCTACTCCCTGTTTGTTGTTGGCGGTACTGCGCTTGTAGGCGGCATCCGGAATATCTGGCAAGGCAATGTGAATTTTACTATCGTCCTTTTTTTCGGCCTTCCTTCACTGATTACAGCGTGCTTTGTACGTGCATGGCTTATACCTGCCGTTCCTTACACTATGTTCACGATGGGAAGCCTTATCGTTACGAAGCCGTTAGTGTTGATGGTACTTTTTGCTGCCGTAATGGTGCTGGCTGCTTTAAAAATGATACGTTCGGCTCCGGTCCTTACCGGTATTGGACGTGTTCCCGGGATAAAACTCATTACAAGCGGCGTTGGTACCGGCTTCATGGCCGGGGCGGTGGGTGCCGGGGGCGGTTTCCTTATCATCCCTGCATTGGTGTTCCTGGCGGGGCTGCCCATGAAAAAAGCCGTGGGCACGTCACTATTCATCATCGCCATACAATCCTTGGCCGGTTTTGCGGGCGATGCCTTTGGAAAAGCACTAGATTGGGGATTTCTGTTGCCTTTTACCGGTGTTGCCATAGTGGGCATTTTTATAGGTATACGGGTTTCCCGTGAAGTAAACGGCGAAAAGCTTAAGGCGGGTTTTGGCTACTTTGTACTGTTTATGGGTCTGTATATTATTGTTAAAGAACTTTTTATCCGATAA
- a CDS encoding YeeE/YedE family protein encodes MNWMYEPWPWYISGPLIALTMAALLFAGKNFGMSSNLRTVCAALGAGKTCDFFSFDWRSQRWNLYVMAGAVLGGFIAVNFLSLNPVPDINPDVVAKLNTIGFKSAGSTYQPSELFGNSAFTSLKTVMLLITGGFLVGFGARYAGGCTSGHAISGLSNLQLPSLIAVLGFFTGGLIMVHVVFPLLF; translated from the coding sequence ATGAACTGGATGTATGAACCCTGGCCCTGGTATATTTCAGGCCCGCTTATTGCACTTACAATGGCGGCGCTCTTATTTGCCGGAAAAAATTTCGGAATGTCCTCCAACCTGCGTACCGTTTGCGCTGCCCTTGGCGCGGGAAAAACCTGCGATTTCTTTTCGTTTGACTGGCGCTCACAACGCTGGAACCTCTATGTAATGGCAGGCGCCGTGCTTGGTGGCTTCATTGCTGTGAATTTCCTTTCCCTAAACCCTGTGCCTGATATCAACCCTGATGTGGTTGCGAAACTCAACACCATCGGATTTAAGAGCGCAGGCAGCACGTACCAGCCTTCCGAATTATTTGGCAACAGTGCCTTTACATCGTTGAAAACGGTGATGCTGCTTATTACAGGCGGCTTTTTGGTGGGTTTTGGTGCGCGCTATGCCGGTGGCTGTACCTCCGGCCATGCCATTTCTGGGCTGAGCAACCTGCAACTGCCTTCGCTCATTGCAGTCCTTGGCTTCTTTACCGGTGGCCTTATCATGGTACATGTAGTATTCCCTTTACTGTTTTAA
- a CDS encoding nitroreductase family protein — MNWHYATKKYDDTKSVATKDIEIIIEAARLAPSSYGLQPYRVISINNQEIKNKIVPIS; from the coding sequence TTGAATTGGCATTATGCCACAAAGAAATATGACGATACAAAAAGTGTAGCAACTAAGGATATTGAAATAATCATTGAAGCTGCCCGACTGGCCCCATCGTCGTACGGCTTGCAGCCTTACAGGGTTATATCGATAAACAATCAGGAAATTAAAAATAAAATAGTCCCGATTTCCTAG
- a CDS encoding MFS transporter: MKTISFTAIAAMITSLFVTVVTQRLDRRHVLLSFCLLQVLSNLLVVFAPSFALLLLGRILLGIGLGGFWAMSAATAMRLVPEHLVPKALSIIFGSLSVATVVAAPMGSFLGAHIGWRNVFLIAAAIGLIAMVWQAMTLPSMRTGKRVQVTTLFHVLKRPKIKEGLLATMFIFMGYARFLPTCALF; this comes from the coding sequence TTGAAAACGATTTCCTTTACCGCCATTGCTGCAATGATTACCAGCCTGTTTGTAACAGTGGTAACCCAGCGGTTAGACCGCAGGCATGTGCTGTTATCTTTCTGTCTGTTGCAGGTACTGTCGAATTTACTGGTTGTATTTGCTCCCAGTTTTGCGTTACTGTTACTTGGGCGTATTCTTCTTGGCATTGGCCTCGGAGGGTTCTGGGCAATGTCTGCGGCTACGGCAATGCGGTTAGTACCGGAGCATTTGGTTCCAAAAGCCTTATCCATTATCTTCGGATCCCTGTCTGTTGCAACTGTAGTGGCCGCGCCAATGGGCAGCTTCCTTGGGGCACATATAGGCTGGCGCAATGTTTTTCTTATTGCTGCTGCTATAGGGCTTATTGCTATGGTTTGGCAGGCAATGACTCTGCCTTCAATGCGAACCGGGAAACGCGTGCAGGTAACTACGCTGTTTCATGTATTAAAACGCCCTAAAATAAAAGAAGGATTGCTTGCAACTATGTTCATCTTTATGGGCTATGCTAGATTTTTACCTACCTGCGCCCTTTTTTAG
- a CDS encoding metallophosphoesterase family protein yields the protein MRIAILSDIHANLPALEATLKSIDSQKPDAIYCLGDLVGYNVWPNEVINEIRKRGIATLAGNHDAKAKKVWHDGTEGSNYAYSIIGTNEMDYLATLPAHIRLEFSFNGKPIHLLMVHGSPYSNKEYLLEDKDEAEFLNIFTDTGAHILLFGHSHKPYHRILPAGNGTDQEYVHAINVGSVGKPKDGDPRACYVMLTLTENSNLSDKDTITVGFIRVAYDIEKAVAGIKDSPLPDEFADMLRNAY from the coding sequence ATGAGAATAGCAATATTGTCCGACATCCATGCCAACCTCCCGGCACTGGAAGCAACCCTAAAAAGCATTGACAGCCAAAAGCCCGATGCCATATACTGCCTGGGCGATTTAGTGGGCTATAATGTATGGCCTAATGAGGTTATCAATGAAATCAGGAAGCGCGGCATTGCCACCCTGGCCGGGAACCATGACGCCAAGGCGAAAAAAGTGTGGCATGATGGAACTGAAGGCAGCAATTATGCCTACTCCATCATCGGGACTAATGAAATGGACTATTTGGCTACGCTCCCGGCCCACATTCGCCTGGAGTTCAGCTTCAACGGCAAACCCATACATCTCCTTATGGTGCACGGCAGCCCGTACAGCAACAAAGAATATTTGCTGGAAGACAAGGATGAGGCTGAATTCCTAAACATTTTTACCGATACCGGTGCCCACATCTTACTCTTCGGCCATTCCCATAAACCTTACCACAGGATCCTTCCGGCAGGAAACGGGACGGATCAAGAGTATGTCCACGCCATAAATGTGGGGTCAGTGGGCAAACCAAAGGACGGCGACCCACGCGCCTGCTACGTGATGCTGACCCTTACCGAAAACAGCAATTTATCAGATAAAGATACTATCACGGTCGGGTTTATCCGCGTAGCCTATGATATTGAAAAAGCGGTTGCCGGGATAAAAGACAGTCCGTTACCCGATGAATTTGCAGATATGCTGCGCAATGCTTATTAA
- the gcvH gene encoding glycine cleavage system protein GcvH, translating into MNFPDNVKYHTEHTWIKVEGTIGSIGITDFAQKELGEIVYADLPNSGTNLDQDEIFGSVEAIKTVSDLFMPVSGKVLEVNVALNDEPTLVNTDPFGKGWMLKVHLSNPEELSALLDATAYREKVGY; encoded by the coding sequence ATGAATTTTCCTGACAACGTAAAGTACCATACCGAGCATACCTGGATTAAGGTCGAAGGAACTATCGGTAGTATCGGCATTACCGATTTCGCCCAAAAAGAACTGGGCGAAATTGTATATGCAGACCTGCCAAATAGTGGCACAAACCTGGACCAGGATGAAATCTTCGGCTCGGTGGAGGCCATAAAGACCGTGAGTGACCTCTTTATGCCGGTATCCGGCAAGGTACTGGAGGTAAACGTTGCCTTAAATGATGAGCCAACGCTGGTTAATACAGACCCCTTTGGAAAAGGCTGGATGCTGAAGGTCCATTTGTCAAATCCTGAAGAGCTAAGTGCACTACTGGACGCTACAGCCTACCGGGAGAAGGTCGGATACTGA
- a CDS encoding DUF6691 family protein, translating into MKNIVFLIIGTFFGIVMFKSEAASWFRIYEMFLFGSFHMYGIIGSALVIGTIIVQLIRHKELKHIGGAKIEIAPKEKGIARYAIGGTLFGLGWALAGACPGPMFTLLGAGFGPIILVIGGALAGTWTYGLIKNKLPH; encoded by the coding sequence ATGAAAAACATCGTATTCCTTATCATCGGTACTTTTTTTGGTATCGTGATGTTCAAGTCCGAGGCGGCATCCTGGTTCCGCATTTATGAAATGTTCCTGTTTGGGTCATTCCATATGTATGGCATTATCGGGTCTGCGTTAGTAATAGGCACTATAATCGTGCAACTTATCAGGCACAAAGAATTAAAACACATAGGGGGAGCTAAAATAGAGATTGCCCCTAAAGAAAAAGGTATTGCCCGCTATGCAATAGGCGGCACCTTGTTCGGGCTGGGCTGGGCACTTGCGGGAGCCTGCCCCGGGCCGATGTTCACGCTTTTAGGTGCTGGGTTCGGCCCCATTATTTTAGTAATTGGAGGGGCCCTGGCAGGTACATGGACCTATGGGCTAATAAAAAATAAGCTGCCCCATTAA